In the Leptospira sp. WS4.C2 genome, one interval contains:
- a CDS encoding putative glycoside hydrolase, which translates to MKQFTLLVLILFFLSCQSTSKIEKRQNSDSPGNTPDFIEGLYINTKTIRDKKRWSLLFQVMKDAGMNAAVVDMQPHPPTPEQVAEAKALGFYMVARVVNFEGGLTEKKPNTNLMASIQKSIRKACELGFPEIQLDYIRYADGGTNFSMSYEKRYESILGIIKDHKEKTKDSCSKDTRWTADVFGRVPFIENDVIGQKVEPFSEELNGLYPMLYPSHFYGLTKRVADPYGTIKDGLDLTVKRAKQGTKAIAWVQGFNMMVAPSKLSYTDYIKVQMQGAKDSLGHGFIVWNAGNEYIDTMNAYEKYKSEPTPNNQKVSQNGK; encoded by the coding sequence ATGAAACAATTCACTCTTTTGGTCCTCATTCTATTCTTCCTATCTTGTCAGTCGACATCCAAGATCGAGAAGAGACAAAATTCTGATTCCCCAGGGAACACTCCCGATTTCATCGAAGGACTTTATATCAATACAAAAACCATACGGGATAAAAAACGGTGGAGCCTACTTTTCCAAGTGATGAAGGATGCCGGGATGAATGCTGCTGTTGTGGATATGCAACCACACCCACCAACTCCAGAGCAAGTAGCAGAGGCAAAAGCCCTTGGTTTTTATATGGTGGCACGTGTAGTCAATTTTGAAGGTGGCCTAACTGAAAAAAAACCTAACACAAATTTAATGGCATCGATTCAAAAATCAATAAGAAAAGCTTGTGAATTAGGATTCCCGGAAATCCAGTTAGATTATATCCGATATGCGGATGGCGGAACTAACTTCAGCATGAGTTATGAAAAACGTTACGAATCTATTCTCGGAATCATCAAAGATCATAAAGAAAAAACTAAAGACAGTTGTTCTAAAGACACACGTTGGACTGCCGATGTATTTGGGAGAGTTCCATTTATCGAAAATGATGTGATTGGTCAAAAAGTAGAACCATTTAGTGAAGAACTAAATGGACTTTACCCGATGTTATATCCATCCCATTTTTATGGACTTACAAAACGAGTAGCTGACCCATATGGGACGATCAAAGACGGACTCGATTTGACAGTCAAACGTGCCAAACAAGGAACCAAAGCCATCGCTTGGGTACAAGGATTCAATATGATGGTGGCCCCGAGTAAACTCAGTTATACGGACTATATCAAAGTTCAAATGCAAGGCGCAAAAGATTCTTTAGGGCATGGATTTATTGTTTGGAATGCCGGAAATGAATACATTGATACTATGAATGCCTACGAAAAATACAAATCGGAACCCACTCCCAACAACCAAAAGGTAAGTCAAAACGGTAAGTAG